Genomic DNA from Mycobacteroides chelonae CCUG 47445:
ATTCCAAGCCCGGCAAGCATCTTGACAGCATCCCCACCCAGCAGCACGCGGAAGATGCCCTCCGGTATCGGCGAGGTCATAACGGAACCGAATACCCGCCCACCACTGCGTAATTTGAATCTGTCGCGCTGCGTGACCAACCATTGAAATGCCTTCGGCTGGGCCGATCCATTGTGCGAGTAATAGGCCTGTGGGTAATGCCGCATGAGCTCTTCGCCCTGCAGCACGTCGACCATCTGCAACGTGTCGCACGCGGCGCAACTGAAGTACTCGAACACCTCACGGGTGCCAAACATCATTTCGCGTATCTCGAGGGTTCGGTGAGGACCCGTCGAGCCGCACAGTCGGCATGTACTGGTAACCGCCGTCATTCACATCTCCCCTACAAGACTCTGGGTCCAGAGAACGCGCACTGCTTGCCATGGGCTCGTGACCGGGCGCCACAGAACAGCTTTCAAAGGAACCCCAGACGACGAACCTACCGCGTAGTGTCTTTGTACGTGTGGGGATCGGTGCTAGCGCTCGTGGTATTGGTCGCCCTGAACCCGATACGACTGGGCATCACCCTCCTCGTGATCTCGCGGCCGCAGCCTGTGCAAAATCTGCTGATCTACTGGGCGGGCTGTCTCATCGGCTGCATCCCCGCCGTAGTGGTTCCGTTGACACTTCTGCATGTGACACCGATGTTCAGATCATTCGCGCAAGGTGTGGCGGGCAGCCCCACCATTCGGCACGTCCAACTCGGCATGGGAGTGCTGGCGCTGTCGGTCGCCGCACTCATCGCATCGCGGCCACTGCTGCGTGGCCGGCAGCTCCAGCTTCAGGGATCAACGAGTGGGACCGCGACGGCATCCCAGCCGAATCTGCCTACCCAGAACCCGATCTCGCGGCTCCTGGGGCGGGCGGGAGATGCACCGACTGACGGCGACTCGCTGCTCCAACGACTAGTCCGCCGCGCCACCAACGCGTGGGAGAGCGGTTCGTTATGGGTCGCCTTCCTGATCGGCCTGCTTCTCGGCGGTATCGAGCCCGACGCGGGCCTGTTCCTTATCGCCATTCTGGTGACCTCCGGTGCCGCGCTCGGGACGCAGATCACGGTGGCTGCCGTCTTCATCGTCGGAGTGCTGGCAATCGTGGAGCTCACCCTGGTCAGCTATCTCGTCGCCCCCACGAAAACCCAAGCGGTTGTGCAACTGCTGCATGACTGGGCGTTGGCTCATCGGCGAAAGATTCTGGTAGCCATGTGCGTAGTGGCCGGGATATCACTTCTGATCCACGGCCTGGGCGGCATCTGAGGAACCAAAAGGACCGATGCCTGCACGAAATTCATTCGGACACAACGGTTCGCCAAATTCGTCAGCGGGGTTCCCGGCCGCCTTGGTTCCCGATTCTGCCGAGAAATTACGCCCACCTGGGTAGTGTTCCGGGCCGTGTGGGGTCTACTGCTCGCGATGGCGATCATGTTCGCGGTCAATCCGGTCCTTCTTGCCATCATCGTCTTGATGATCTCGCGCCCTCAGCCAGTACAGAATCTGGCGGCCTATTGGGTCGGCAGCATGATCGTCAGCCTTGCCGGTCTACTTATTCCGCTGATCGTGCTACACATAGCGCCATCGTTTCGCTCCTTTGTGGAGGACATGGCCACGCCGGGCAACAGCATCACCACGCGACTCGTAAACCTCGGCATGGGCGTTCTCATGCTGTCGATAGCCGCACTGATGATCGTGCGGTCACTTCGCGAGCGGTCACGCGTAGGCGCAACGATAGGCGACACCTCCGCGCAGCCACACGATTCGGATATGGCCCACCACATCACATCGCCGTTCGGCACCCCCCAAAGTGAGGCCGAGGCGCGCGGTTCGGTGTTCCGCAGCCTCCTCTATCGCCTTCAAAAGGCCTGGGAAGACGGGGCTTTGTGGGTTGCGTTCGTGTTTGGCCTCGCCGGGCTACCGCCGCCCATGTTGGTGATCTTCGTACTCACTCCCATAGTGGCCTCCGGGACCCCGATCGGTACCCAGGTCATCGCCGTCATCCTGTTCGTCTTCGGAATGTTCACGGTCGTCGAGATCACGCTCGTCAGCTATCTCGTTGCACCCACGAAAACCCTTGCGGTACTGAGGCCGTTGCACGACTGGGCACTCGCACACCGCCGCCAGATGTTGATTACCATTTTCTCAGTCGCTGGGATGATTCAGGTAGTCAACGGTATTGCCTGAATAGGTGGTTCGATATGCGATTCGCTCGTGTCAGGCCCATGTCCCACTGCGCCCGTTGGCCGTCGCCATGACTTCGTAGATCAACTTCATCATCGATGGGCGAGTGCGTCGGCTGAGCTTGTGGAATCGCTGGAAATCCTCGACCATCGCCCGGAAACCTCGCTCGCTCGTCCGATACGCGTCCAAGACCTGGTCCAATGCCGACGGCTCCCAGGGCTCGTCGGCAGCGGCCGCGCAGAGCGTTTCGTGCACCACCGACATCCAGTCCGTGCCGAAGGGCTCTGTGACGGGCCCACTGTACTTCTGGCGCCGAAGGTCAGTTTCGAGGAAATCCTCTATCTCGGCCTCGTCCCTGGCTTCTAAGTCGAGCCCGAGCGCTACCGCAGTACGTTTCATCTCCCGGCGCCAGTCCTCTAGGAGGTTCGTGTATCCCACGAACACCCGCGGGACGTCGCGCGTACATGCCTCGGCCAACAGATTGAACTTGAGCCACAGTGCGCTCGAGAACTCCGGCGAGGCGGCCGCCTGGGCGGCAACCGAAGCGATGACCTCCGTTGGGTGGCGCACCGCTATCACAGTCGCCACATCGAAACCGGCCAGATCTGCTGCTTCGAACCACATATCAGACAGCAGATTTATCCTCGGGTCCTTGACGATAATCAGTGGCGCCAACGGCAACGTCCCCAGGTACGTCCGGATCTCGGCGATACAGGTCGCCCTTTCACCGGCATCGAACGCGCCCTCTTCTTGCAGACGCAAGGTCGTGTCGAACCTGGAGCTGCCGTTGCGATGCAGAATCCTCTCATTGAGGATGATGACCTTGCGCGGTTCCCAATATCCCCGTGGATTGGCCGGGTTCGCACCCGCCAGGGCTGACGGGAGCGCGCCGCCGCACAGTGACAGCGCACGGGTTATCGCCGATGTCCCCGATCGCGCCATACCCATGACAAACAGAATCACGGGGCGGGACTGACCAGCCGGAGTCACGAGACCGCTCGTCTCAAGACGTAATTGACTGCCGCACATTGCATCATGAACTCTTTCCCTGTTTCTCAATCGTTTCGCCCAGCGCGACTCGCAACCATCACCGTCGGGCCCAGCCCCCGTCTAGTCCGAAACTCCACGGCGATACCCGGATCTGCGTGATGGGCAAGCGCGCGCAGCGCGGACGGGCTGTAGGCGCGCAAGGAGCTGATGAAACCGTCGTGCTGCAGCGGCGAGAACCTGACAAGGGGCAGCCCCACCGCCAATAACGCGATATGAACCGGGACCGGCGGCCTGGGCAGGTCCACGATCAAGAGCTTCCTCGCCGCACGGGTTCCCGATGCGAACACTTGAGCAGCGAGATCGGGCGAAAGATGATGCAGTGACAACGCGAATATCGCAAGGTCGTAATGATCGTCCGGGGAGTCGATTGCGGTGGCATCCATCTCCCGCACCGTGGCACGGGGGTGGCTGCCGAGATCACCGGCGGCTGCCGAGGCCACGAAACTGGGGTCGATGTCGGTAATCGTCACGTGGGCCGCTGGATGCATGTCCAACAACTTGCGTGACAATCCACCAAGACCTGCACCAAGTTCAAGGATCTTCGGAGAGTTCACATCAGCGACCTCGCGTAGCGCCATGCGGGCGCACTTCTCGTGAATGCCTATCCACCGTCGCCGCCCCGCACGATCGAGCGAGCACATGACCTTGCTCTTGAGATCATCGACGTCATCGCGGTCCAGATACTCCAGACGTCCGGTCTGCAACCGCCTGTCCAGCCAGGAAGCATCCGGGCCGCCCCGAGGCATGCACGAGATATCGCGGGCTCTGTTCTCCACGTAGAACATCATGGATCACAGCGGCGCCGTAGGGCAGGACAGTCGTGAAATCAAATGCGCTGCAGGGCATGAAAAATGCAATGACGATGCAGTTACTTTCTTCTGCACCAGGCCCGAGATCTGGGTCCAGGCGTCCGTCAGATATCCGACGCCCTCGGCGAAAAAGATTTCGCCACAACATGTCCACCGAACAGCTAGGCTCCCGATCAATTCGGTTGATCAAGCTCGGCTGGGCGCCTGGCAGCGTGCGCCGCAATCTGGAACACGCGCGTCGTCAAATCCATTGTCGCCCACAGCGCGAAACCGCAAACGCACAGCTGGGAATGAAGGAGTCTGACTGGTGCCTGGACGGTTACATCGGGTGCGAAAGTCTCTCAACGACCGGAGGGTGTCCAAAGCTACTGTACGGCTGGACAATCGGCTGGACTTGGCAGACGAGGCTCTATTGGCGGAGCATCATGCCGCAGGCATGAACGTGATCATCCAGGTGACCTGGCTCTACAGCCACGCCGTCGACCTCGAGGCGTTACGGCGCTTTCATCACAATCTCGGTCGGGGCCTGTTGGGCCGACGCATCGAACGCCCGGCGCTGTCGATCGCCCGGCATCGCTGGGTGGAGGACCGGGGCGCGTCAGACATCGATGTCGTTCAACACGCACGACCCCGCGCCGAGTTCAGCGATTGGATCGATGAGCGGTCGCAGATGCGCATCGACCCCGAGGCAGGCCCTGGCTGGCATATCGGTGTGCTGCCTCTCGACGACGGAACCACCGCGATCAGCCTGGTGCTCTCGCACAATCTGATCGATGGGCTCGGGCTGGCGCTTGTGATAGTTGAAGCGGCCCTGGGCAAGACCCGCGATCTTGGC
This window encodes:
- a CDS encoding GAP family protein; the encoded protein is MWGLLLAMAIMFAVNPVLLAIIVLMISRPQPVQNLAAYWVGSMIVSLAGLLIPLIVLHIAPSFRSFVEDMATPGNSITTRLVNLGMGVLMLSIAALMIVRSLRERSRVGATIGDTSAQPHDSDMAHHITSPFGTPQSEAEARGSVFRSLLYRLQKAWEDGALWVAFVFGLAGLPPPMLVIFVLTPIVASGTPIGTQVIAVILFVFGMFTVVEITLVSYLVAPTKTLAVLRPLHDWALAHRRQMLITIFSVAGMIQVVNGIA
- a CDS encoding GAP family protein, with amino-acid sequence MWGSVLALVVLVALNPIRLGITLLVISRPQPVQNLLIYWAGCLIGCIPAVVVPLTLLHVTPMFRSFAQGVAGSPTIRHVQLGMGVLALSVAALIASRPLLRGRQLQLQGSTSGTATASQPNLPTQNPISRLLGRAGDAPTDGDSLLQRLVRRATNAWESGSLWVAFLIGLLLGGIEPDAGLFLIAILVTSGAALGTQITVAAVFIVGVLAIVELTLVSYLVAPTKTQAVVQLLHDWALAHRRKILVAMCVVAGISLLIHGLGGI
- a CDS encoding sulfotransferase family protein, which encodes MGMARSGTSAITRALSLCGGALPSALAGANPANPRGYWEPRKVIILNERILHRNGSSRFDTTLRLQEEGAFDAGERATCIAEIRTYLGTLPLAPLIIVKDPRINLLSDMWFEAADLAGFDVATVIAVRHPTEVIASVAAQAAASPEFSSALWLKFNLLAEACTRDVPRVFVGYTNLLEDWRREMKRTAVALGLDLEARDEAEIEDFLETDLRRQKYSGPVTEPFGTDWMSVVHETLCAAAADEPWEPSALDQVLDAYRTSERGFRAMVEDFQRFHKLSRRTRPSMMKLIYEVMATANGRSGTWA
- a CDS encoding methyltransferase domain-containing protein encodes the protein MFYVENRARDISCMPRGGPDASWLDRRLQTGRLEYLDRDDVDDLKSKVMCSLDRAGRRRWIGIHEKCARMALREVADVNSPKILELGAGLGGLSRKLLDMHPAAHVTITDIDPSFVASAAAGDLGSHPRATVREMDATAIDSPDDHYDLAIFALSLHHLSPDLAAQVFASGTRAARKLLIVDLPRPPVPVHIALLAVGLPLVRFSPLQHDGFISSLRAYSPSALRALAHHADPGIAVEFRTRRGLGPTVMVASRAGRND